One genomic window of Ctenopharyngodon idella isolate HZGC_01 chromosome 18, HZGC01, whole genome shotgun sequence includes the following:
- the znf296 gene encoding zinc finger protein 296 isoform X3, producing MAAQLKEEPSIFTCQVCQCMFSSAWTLLQHAQNAHSLSIYQVEDDTTTQTSKPPATMDPRHLGATLASAFQPSSQRSIRPHKPPHSSTPAPRDLQGLNFSMCLQRLAEVSCNNGGVVPSPSPSPPAASPFPHSTPPLHTAFSCQLCGQGFQSLRSLSAHRRTHACDRPYHCGLCQLTFSQSGELARHMRSHRRSGQETSDPSLVSADEDRKLSGQGDNDISGGHGASLEAGKHPGGTSLILISSQSRAADRNLLRYYQPLREAEEEGQGDPQHPSPYGSPSEGSLESGDTGGSGESGIASGNCTPKRPEREDRPQGEWEQEVEAVEIVQDWQQENERRQVTSGGGKKKKEEACEFCGKCFRNSSNLTVHRRSHTGERPYRCGLCSYACAQSSKLTRHMKTHGARGTRAPFQCQLCSVPFTVYATLEKHLKKVHGLTHASAGAYSQGLLADYNGLNIKMEDDSIGDKSGAPIKESNVELKEEDAEMRVSAEEAPSSEETGSTAALGETAV from the exons atggcagcacagctaaaag AAGAGCCCTCCATTTTCACCTGCCAGGTGTGTCAGTGTATGTTCTCCAGCGCATGGACTCTCCTCCAGCATGCTCAGAATGCACATTCTCTCAGCATCTACCAGGTGGAGGACGACACCACCACGCAGACATCAAAACCGCCGGCCACAATGGATCCACGTCACCTGGGCGCCACACTGGCCTCTGCATTCCAGCCGTCCTCCCAGAGATCAATCCGCCCTCACAAGCCTCCCCACAGCTCCACCCCTGCACCACGCGACCTGCAGGGCCTGAACTTCTCCATGTGTTTACAGCGCCTGGCGGAGGTTAGCTGCAACAATGGCGGAGTGGTACCTTCCCCATCCCCGTCTCCACCGGCCGCTTCGCCTTTTCCCCACTCCACTCCACCTCTTCACACAGCCTTCTCCTGCCAGCTGTGCGGCCAAGGCTTTCAGTCATTGCGCAGCCTGTCCGCCCACCGCCGCACTCACGCCTGTGATAGGCCCTACCACTGTGGTCTGTGCCAGCTCACGTTCTCCCAGAGTGGCGAACTTGCACGACACATGAGAAGCCACCGTCGTTCTGGACAGGAAACATCTGATCCCAGCCTTGTCAGTGCGGATGAAGACAGAAAGCTTTCTGGACAGGGAGATAATGATATTTCCGGTGGTCATGGAGCCAGCTTGGAAGCTGGAAAGCATCCAGGAGGTACCAGCCTGATCTTGATATCTTCTCAGTCCAGGGCTGCGGATCGCAATCTGCTGCGGTACTACCAGCCTCTGAGAGAAGCAGAAGAAGAGGGTCAAGGTGATCCTCAACATCCCTCTCCCTATGGCAGCCCCTCGGAGGGCTCTCTGGAGAGCGGAGATACAGGTGGAAGTGGCGAGAGTGGGATTGCCAGCGGGAACTGCACACCAAAGCGCCCCGAACGGGAAGATCGTCCTCAAGGCGAATGGGAGCAAGAGGTGGAGGCAGTGGAGATAGTCCAGGACTGGCAGCAGGAGAACGAAAGGAGGCAGGTCACCAGCGGAGGGggcaagaagaaaaaagaagaggCTTGCGAATTTTGCGGAAAGTGTTTCCGTAACAGCAGCAACCTTACGGTCCACCGGCGCAGCCACACGGGCGAAAGACCGTACCGCTGCGGACTCTGCAGCTACGCCTGCGCGCAGAGCAGCAAGCTCACACGCCACATGAAAACACATGGTGCCCGCGGGACACGCGCCCCCTTTCAGTGtcagctttgctctgtcccgtttACCGTCTATGCCACGCTGGAGAAACACCTCAAGAAGGTCCACGGACTCACTCACGCTAGTGCCGGTGCCTACAGCCAGGGCTTGCTTGCCGATTACAACGGCCTCAATATCAAAATGGAGGATGACTCCATAGGAGATAAATCAGGAGCTCCCATCAAAGAATCTAATGTGGAGCTCAAAGAAGAGGACGCTGAAATGAGGGTCAGTGCTGAAGAGGCCCCTTCCTCTGAAGAAACAGGCAGTACTGCGGCTCTGGGTGAAACCGCAGTATAA